A genomic stretch from Candidatus Hydrogenisulfobacillus filiaventi includes:
- a CDS encoding Glutamate formimidoyltransferase, protein MIECVPNFSEGRDRTVLEAIRAAAASTGARVVGLSADPEHNRAVLTLVGEAETVLEAAWAAACEAVARIDLRRHRGVHPRMGAVDVIPFVPLAGDSMARCVDLARRLGRRLGEELGLPVFLYEQAATRPERVNLAEIRRGQFEGLAAKLADPAWQPDFGPAAPHPTAGAVAVGARPPLIAFNVYLNTADVTVARRVARAVRGRDGGLAGVKALGLLLPETGLTQVSMNIVDVARTPLPAVLELVRREAARWGAAVLHTEVVGFLPRAAAYRAAEWALQLPGDLGAQVLEDAAGLPS, encoded by the coding sequence GTGATCGAATGTGTGCCCAATTTCTCGGAAGGCCGGGACCGGACGGTGCTGGAGGCGATCCGGGCCGCGGCTGCCTCCACGGGCGCCCGGGTGGTGGGCCTGTCCGCCGATCCCGAACACAACCGGGCGGTGCTGACGCTGGTAGGGGAGGCGGAGACGGTGCTGGAGGCGGCCTGGGCGGCCGCTTGCGAGGCGGTGGCCCGCATCGACCTCCGCCGCCATCGCGGGGTGCATCCCCGCATGGGGGCCGTGGATGTCATTCCCTTCGTACCTCTGGCGGGGGATTCCATGGCCCGTTGCGTCGACCTGGCCCGCCGCCTGGGCCGCCGCCTGGGGGAGGAGCTGGGGCTGCCGGTGTTCCTGTACGAGCAGGCGGCCACCCGGCCGGAGCGGGTCAACCTGGCCGAGATCCGGCGGGGGCAGTTCGAGGGCCTGGCAGCCAAGCTGGCCGACCCCGCCTGGCAGCCCGACTTCGGTCCCGCCGCGCCTCATCCCACCGCCGGCGCGGTGGCCGTGGGGGCGCGGCCGCCTCTCATCGCCTTTAATGTCTACCTCAACACCGCCGATGTGACCGTCGCCCGGCGGGTGGCGCGGGCGGTCCGCGGCCGCGACGGCGGACTGGCAGGGGTGAAGGCGCTGGGGCTGCTGCTGCCCGAAACCGGCCTCACCCAGGTGTCGATGAACATCGTGGACGTGGCCCGCACCCCCCTGCCGGCGGTGCTGGAGCTGGTCCGGCGGGAGGCGGCCCGGTGGGGGGCGGCGGTCCTGCATACGGAGGTGGTGGGCTTCCTGCCGCGGGCGGCCGCCTACCGGGCCGCGGAATGGGCGTTGCAGCTGCCCGGCGACCTGGGGGCCCAGGTGCTGGAGGACGCCGCCGGCCTGCCCTCGTGA
- a CDS encoding conserved exported protein of unknown function (Evidence 4 : Unknown function but conserved in other organisms), which translates to MRTGTSLAAALAALLLGTTAAAPLTRAPAPPAVRGTTARAVRSAPPPPPPPLLPGHRIVAYYGNPLDPRMGILGQGSPQAMLNALAAQGQAYQALDPARPVIDALELVAVVAQAEPGPHGTYRQRMPYRLIRAELALARSRGDLLILDVQPGRSPVAAEVQYLEPFLAQPDVELALDPEFDMNRIPGGIPGQEFGTMSAASINGAMAVLSRLVQQDHLPPKVLIVHQFLHRMVPDWEDIHPLPGVSFVMDTDGFGNPALKLANYRRFITDQPVGYGGIKLFYSQDTPLLSPAQVLALTPPPAVIIYQ; encoded by the coding sequence ATGCGGACGGGAACCTCCCTGGCGGCCGCCCTGGCCGCCCTCCTGCTCGGCACCACCGCCGCCGCCCCCTTGACCCGGGCCCCGGCCCCGCCTGCCGTCCGCGGCACCACCGCCCGTGCGGTGCGGTCCGCACCGCCCCCGCCCCCGCCGCCCCTGCTGCCGGGGCACCGGATTGTGGCCTATTACGGCAATCCGTTGGACCCGCGCATGGGGATCCTGGGTCAGGGCAGCCCCCAGGCCATGCTGAACGCCCTGGCCGCCCAGGGGCAGGCCTATCAGGCGCTGGACCCGGCCCGTCCGGTCATCGACGCCCTGGAGCTGGTGGCGGTGGTGGCGCAGGCGGAGCCCGGCCCTCACGGGACCTACCGGCAACGCATGCCCTACCGCCTCATCCGGGCGGAGCTGGCCCTGGCCCGCTCCCGGGGCGACCTCCTCATCCTGGACGTGCAACCCGGCCGCAGCCCGGTGGCGGCGGAGGTCCAATACCTGGAACCCTTCCTGGCGCAACCGGACGTGGAGCTGGCCCTGGATCCCGAATTCGACATGAACCGCATTCCCGGCGGCATCCCCGGGCAGGAGTTCGGGACCATGTCGGCCGCCTCCATCAACGGGGCCATGGCGGTGCTGAGCCGGCTCGTGCAGCAGGATCACCTGCCGCCCAAGGTCCTCATCGTCCACCAGTTCCTGCACCGGATGGTGCCCGACTGGGAGGACATTCATCCCCTGCCGGGGGTCAGCTTTGTGATGGATACCGACGGCTTCGGCAATCCGGCCCTCAAGCTGGCCAACTACCGCCGCTTCATCACCGACCAGCCCGTGGGCTACGGGGGCATCAAGCTCTTCTATTCCCAGGACACCCCCCTGTTGTCCCCGGCGCAGGTCCTGGCCCTCACCCCTCCGCCCGCCGTTATCATTTATCAATAA
- a CDS encoding Cytochrome c family protein, translating into MRRGSWRRRLWLAFGGLAVSLTGCGTRPAAVTRRPPPGNIAAGRALYERACSYCHGVDGQGGVRLDAPALWGPNSAIATMQRRDLADFIRMNMPLQAVHGIQPGSLSRTQADNLAAFLLHQNHRG; encoded by the coding sequence ATGCGTCGGGGAAGCTGGCGGAGGCGCCTCTGGCTGGCCTTCGGCGGGCTGGCAGTTTCCCTGACCGGATGCGGCACCCGCCCGGCGGCCGTGACCCGCCGGCCGCCGCCCGGCAACATCGCGGCCGGGCGGGCCCTGTATGAACGGGCCTGCAGCTATTGTCACGGCGTCGACGGCCAGGGCGGGGTGCGGCTGGATGCGCCGGCCCTCTGGGGCCCGAATTCCGCCATTGCCACCATGCAGCGTCGGGATCTTGCCGACTTCATTCGCATGAACATGCCGCTGCAGGCGGTTCACGGGATCCAGCCGGGCAGCCTCAGCCGGACGCAGGCCGACAATCTGGCCGCTTTCCTTCTCCATCAAAACCACCGCGGCTGA
- the ndoA gene encoding endoribonuclease toxin (Evidence 2a : Function from experimental evidences in other organisms; PubMedId : 15882409, 21763692, 21897862, 22720735, 31075979; Product type e : enzyme): protein MADRVVRRGDIFFADLSPVRGSEQGGIRPVLILQNDIGNRYSPTTIVCPITSRTMKTRLPIHVELRAEDSALARDSVILLEQVRTIDKQRLREWVAHLDPAIMARVDAALEISLGLREF, encoded by the coding sequence ATGGCCGATCGGGTGGTGCGGCGGGGCGACATCTTCTTCGCCGATCTGTCGCCGGTGCGCGGGTCGGAGCAGGGCGGCATCCGGCCCGTCCTCATTCTGCAGAACGACATCGGCAACCGCTACAGTCCCACCACCATCGTGTGCCCCATTACCTCCCGCACCATGAAGACCCGCCTGCCGATCCATGTTGAGCTGCGCGCCGAGGACAGCGCCCTGGCCCGCGATTCCGTCATCCTGCTGGAGCAGGTGCGGACCATCGACAAACAACGGCTGCGGGAGTGGGTGGCGCATCTAGACCCGGCCATCATGGCCCGGGTAGACGCCGCCCTGGAGATCAGCCTGGGCCTGCGGGAGTTCTGA
- the alr gene encoding Alanine racemase gives MTAGVSDRRPTWVEVDLEAIRSNVAAIRTRLEPGTALMAVVKADGYGHGAVAVARAALTAGAARLGVATPEEGAALREAGVTAPVLVLGPTAPEQWPLVAEYGLEAAVADAATAGGLAAAARQQGRVVGVHLKLDTGMGRWGLLPEECDRPWVEALLRGRLSPWLRPAGLMTHFATADAHPDPGTRDQLARFLDVVERLRTTGLLPGCLHAANTAATCRYPGTHFTLVRVGLGLYGLYEDPACPAQRPALRWLSRVVFAKDVPAGFAVGYGATYRTSAPARILTVPVGYADGYRRALSNRHEVLIRGRRYPVVGRVSMDQITVAVPPGSGITVGERVTLLGCEEGPGGRVCIGAGEWARRLDTIPYEVVTGIGARVPRRYQGAGPDGRESLEAPASR, from the coding sequence ATGACGGCGGGGGTATCCGACCGGCGGCCCACCTGGGTGGAGGTCGACCTGGAGGCCATCCGCAGCAACGTGGCGGCGATCCGGACCCGGCTGGAGCCGGGGACGGCCCTGATGGCGGTGGTGAAGGCGGACGGCTACGGCCACGGGGCGGTGGCGGTGGCCCGGGCGGCCCTGACGGCAGGCGCGGCACGCCTGGGGGTGGCCACCCCCGAGGAAGGGGCGGCCCTGCGGGAGGCGGGCGTGACCGCGCCGGTGCTGGTGCTCGGCCCCACCGCCCCGGAACAATGGCCGCTGGTGGCGGAATACGGGCTGGAGGCGGCGGTGGCGGATGCCGCCACCGCCGGCGGTCTGGCGGCGGCTGCCCGGCAGCAGGGCCGCGTGGTGGGGGTGCACCTCAAGCTGGACACCGGCATGGGCCGCTGGGGACTGCTTCCGGAGGAATGCGACCGGCCCTGGGTGGAGGCCCTGCTGCGGGGCCGGCTGAGCCCTTGGCTGCGGCCGGCGGGCCTCATGACCCACTTTGCCACCGCTGATGCGCACCCCGATCCCGGCACCCGGGATCAGCTGGCCCGGTTCCTGGATGTGGTGGAACGCCTGCGGACCACCGGCCTGCTGCCCGGCTGCCTGCATGCCGCCAACACTGCCGCCACCTGCCGCTACCCGGGGACCCACTTCACTCTGGTACGGGTGGGCTTGGGCCTGTACGGGCTGTATGAGGACCCCGCCTGTCCCGCGCAGCGGCCGGCCCTCCGCTGGTTGAGCCGGGTGGTGTTCGCCAAGGACGTGCCGGCCGGGTTTGCGGTCGGGTACGGGGCCACCTACCGCACCTCCGCACCGGCCCGTATCCTCACCGTGCCGGTCGGCTACGCCGACGGATACCGGCGCGCGCTTTCCAACCGCCATGAGGTCCTTATCCGGGGCCGGCGCTACCCGGTGGTGGGGCGGGTGTCCATGGACCAGATCACGGTGGCGGTGCCGCCCGGCAGCGGGATTACGGTGGGGGAACGGGTGACGCTCCTCGGCTGCGAGGAGGGGCCCGGGGGCCGCGTGTGCATCGGGGCGGGGGAATGGGCGCGGCGGCTGGACACCATCCCCTACGAGGTGGTGACCGGCATCGGGGCGCGGGTGCCCCGCCGCTACCAGGGCGCCGGACCCGACGGGCGGGAATCGTTGGAAGCTCCCGCCTCGCGTTGA
- the nnr gene encoding ADP-dependent (S)-NAD(P)H-hydrate dehydratase / NAD(P)H-hydrate epimerase, translating into MAEARELVLGVEEARQEDRLAAERGVPTAWLMESAGAAVAREAARLVPPGSVVTVLVGPGANGGDGLVAARHLASRFRVRVALARGVPALDHGPSLVEAARAYGAMVEDAPAPATVLAGADLVIDALLGTGARGTPRGQVAAYLEVLGCSGLPVLAVDLPSGVDADTGQDAGGLAPQAVATVTFGASKFGHWTFPGAGRRGRLVVADIGLPGADARWRLLGPDQARAWLPPVEADTHKGRRGRVVVVGGSATMPGAPSLAAEAALRAGAGLVELWVPEGIAGRLAVSPAVIVVPLPQTASGSLRLGPAERARLAQAGAVVFGPGLGRQAGAGTLQAVLAAGRPTVIDADGLNLLASLAAAGILPRLGPRVALTPHPGEMGRLLGRSAQAVEADRRGAVEEAERRLGAAVLLKGPFTLVAGGGGAGWVNTSGHPALATGGSGDVLSGIAGALLARGLEAVPALALAAYLHGWAGLFAAVRVGERAVIAPDLIAALGQAAEAVAGAQRPVHWPQWA; encoded by the coding sequence ATGGCGGAAGCCCGGGAACTGGTGCTGGGGGTGGAGGAGGCCCGGCAGGAGGACCGGCTGGCGGCGGAACGGGGGGTCCCCACCGCCTGGCTGATGGAGAGCGCGGGGGCGGCGGTGGCCCGGGAAGCGGCCCGGCTGGTGCCGCCGGGGTCGGTCGTCACGGTGCTGGTGGGGCCGGGCGCCAACGGGGGGGACGGGCTGGTGGCGGCCCGGCATCTGGCCTCCCGCTTCCGGGTGCGGGTGGCGCTGGCGCGGGGGGTGCCCGCCCTCGACCACGGGCCGTCACTGGTGGAGGCGGCGCGCGCCTACGGGGCCATGGTGGAGGACGCGCCGGCGCCGGCCACGGTGCTGGCCGGCGCCGACCTGGTCATCGATGCCCTGTTGGGCACCGGCGCCCGTGGGACGCCGCGGGGCCAGGTGGCGGCGTATCTGGAGGTCCTGGGCTGTTCCGGCCTGCCGGTCCTGGCGGTGGACCTGCCCTCGGGCGTCGACGCCGACACCGGGCAGGATGCGGGCGGCCTCGCCCCCCAGGCGGTGGCGACGGTCACCTTCGGGGCTAGCAAGTTCGGACACTGGACGTTCCCGGGCGCCGGGCGGCGGGGACGGCTGGTGGTGGCCGACATCGGCCTGCCGGGCGCGGACGCCCGCTGGCGGCTGCTGGGCCCGGACCAGGCCCGGGCCTGGTTGCCGCCGGTGGAGGCGGACACCCACAAGGGCCGGCGGGGCCGGGTGGTAGTGGTGGGCGGGTCCGCCACCATGCCGGGGGCGCCCTCCCTGGCGGCTGAGGCCGCCCTGCGGGCGGGGGCGGGCCTGGTGGAACTGTGGGTGCCGGAAGGCATTGCCGGGCGCCTGGCGGTCTCGCCGGCGGTGATCGTGGTGCCGCTGCCGCAGACCGCGTCCGGCAGCCTGCGGTTGGGGCCGGCCGAACGGGCCCGCCTGGCGCAGGCGGGGGCGGTGGTGTTCGGCCCCGGTCTCGGGCGGCAGGCGGGGGCCGGCACCCTGCAGGCGGTGCTGGCGGCGGGCCGTCCCACGGTCATCGATGCCGACGGGCTCAACCTGCTGGCTTCCCTGGCCGCGGCCGGCATCCTGCCCCGCCTGGGCCCGCGGGTGGCCCTGACCCCTCATCCCGGGGAGATGGGGCGGCTCCTCGGCCGGAGCGCGCAGGCGGTGGAGGCCGACCGGCGGGGGGCGGTGGAGGAGGCGGAACGCCGGCTGGGGGCGGCGGTGCTGCTCAAAGGGCCGTTCACGCTGGTGGCCGGCGGCGGGGGGGCGGGCTGGGTCAACACCAGCGGCCATCCCGCCCTCGCCACCGGCGGCAGCGGTGACGTCCTGAGCGGTATCGCGGGGGCCCTGCTGGCGCGGGGCCTGGAGGCGGTCCCCGCCCTGGCCCTGGCTGCCTACCTGCACGGCTGGGCTGGCCTGTTTGCGGCCGTCCGCGTGGGGGAGCGGGCGGTGATTGCCCCCGACCTGATCGCCGCGCTGGGGCAGGCGGCGGAGGCCGTGGCCGGTGCGCAGCGGCCGGTCCACTGGCCGCAGTGGGCCTGA
- the leuD gene encoding 3-isopropylmalate dehydratase (small subunit) (Evidence 2a : Function from experimental evidences in other organisms; PubMedId : 15228537, 15916605; Product type e : enzyme) translates to MQPLTTLTGLAAPLWRPNIDTDQIIPKQFLKRIERSGFGAFLFYDWRFRPDGTPDPGFVLNDPAYAGARFLIGGANFGCGSSREHAPWALLDYGFRVLVAPSYADIFYQNCFKNGILPIILPEPVVASLAERAQGGRLTLTVDVPNLTLADQEGNVWSFALTPYQQETLVNGWDDIDRTLRYADAIDAYEARVGR, encoded by the coding sequence GTGCAACCTCTGACCACCCTGACAGGACTGGCCGCCCCCCTGTGGCGGCCCAACATTGACACCGACCAGATTATCCCCAAGCAGTTCCTGAAGCGCATCGAGCGCAGCGGCTTCGGCGCCTTTTTGTTCTATGACTGGCGCTTCCGGCCGGACGGCACCCCGGACCCCGGCTTCGTGCTCAACGACCCCGCCTACGCCGGGGCCCGCTTCCTCATCGGCGGGGCCAACTTTGGCTGCGGCTCCTCCCGCGAGCACGCGCCCTGGGCGCTGCTCGATTACGGGTTCCGGGTGCTGGTGGCGCCGTCCTACGCCGACATCTTCTATCAGAACTGCTTCAAGAACGGCATCCTGCCCATCATCCTGCCGGAGCCGGTGGTGGCCTCCCTGGCCGAACGCGCGCAGGGCGGACGGCTGACCCTGACCGTGGACGTGCCCAACCTGACCCTGGCGGATCAGGAAGGGAACGTCTGGTCCTTTGCGTTAACCCCCTACCAGCAGGAGACCCTGGTGAACGGGTGGGACGACATCGACCGCACCTTGCGGTATGCCGACGCCATTGATGCCTACGAGGCGCGCGTGGGACGCTGA
- a CDS encoding RHH_1 domain-containing protein has product MTAFSPRPYNGLACWKGVGTVEDGPRVIVKLPSELLATLAAHAGPGKAMHEVIREGLEFYASYLDQRRQLARGYQEMAWMNRAMAENRWDLVDSQGE; this is encoded by the coding sequence TTGACAGCTTTTTCCCCCCGTCCCTATAATGGGCTGGCATGTTGGAAAGGGGTGGGCACGGTGGAAGACGGGCCCCGCGTCATTGTGAAACTTCCCAGCGAACTCCTGGCCACCCTGGCGGCGCATGCCGGACCCGGGAAGGCAATGCATGAGGTAATCCGCGAAGGTCTTGAATTTTATGCTTCGTATCTGGATCAACGGCGGCAGCTGGCCCGCGGCTACCAGGAAATGGCCTGGATGAACCGGGCCATGGCGGAGAACCGCTGGGATCTGGTCGATTCCCAGGGGGAGTAG
- a CDS encoding Peroxiredoxin 2: protein MEDQVLEPVPSLPRLNEPAPDFEADSTVGRIRLSDFRGKWVVMYSHPADFTPVCTTEFMAFSRRKAEFDALNTQLLGLSIDSVFSHLAWVNAIREKFGEHTPFPIIADLDMHVSRLYGMIHPKAATTQAVRALFIIDPQGILRLMIYYPMTTGRNIDEVLRVLKSLQTVDQYQVNTGANWQPGDPVIVSPPKTVEGLEERRGEAGLECKDWYFCTRKL from the coding sequence ATGGAAGACCAGGTTCTGGAACCCGTTCCCTCCCTGCCCCGCTTGAACGAGCCCGCCCCCGATTTTGAGGCGGATTCCACCGTCGGCCGGATCCGCCTGTCGGATTTCCGGGGCAAGTGGGTGGTCATGTACTCCCACCCTGCCGACTTTACCCCTGTCTGCACCACGGAGTTCATGGCCTTCTCCCGCCGCAAGGCCGAGTTTGACGCCCTCAACACCCAGCTGCTGGGCCTCAGCATCGATTCCGTGTTTTCCCACCTGGCCTGGGTGAACGCCATCCGGGAGAAGTTCGGGGAACACACCCCCTTTCCCATCATCGCGGACCTGGACATGCACGTTTCCCGGCTCTACGGCATGATCCACCCCAAGGCCGCGACCACCCAGGCGGTGCGGGCGCTGTTCATCATCGATCCCCAGGGCATCCTGCGGCTGATGATCTACTACCCCATGACCACCGGCCGCAACATTGACGAGGTGTTGCGGGTCCTGAAGTCGCTGCAGACGGTGGACCAGTACCAGGTCAACACCGGCGCCAACTGGCAGCCGGGGGACCCGGTCATCGTTTCCCCGCCCAAGACGGTGGAGGGCCTGGAGGAGCGCCGGGGCGAGGCCGGCCTGGAGTGCAAGGACTGGTACTTCTGCACCCGCAAGCTGTAG
- the leuC gene encoding 3-isopropylmalate dehydratase (large subunit) (Evidence 2a : Function from experimental evidences in other organisms; PubMedId : 15228537, 15916605; Product type e : enzyme), which produces MAKTLFEKIWERHVVVEPPGEPALLYIDLHLVHEVTSPQAFEGLRLAGRRVRRPDRTVAVMDHNVPTRHRDQPPADPVARAQMEALAANCREAGITLYGLDDPRQGIVHVVAPEQGYTQPGMTIVCGDSHTSTHGAFGALAFGIGTSEVEHVLATQCLWQSKPRTMAVNFRGARPPGVTAKDMILALIGQIGTAGATGYVVEYRGEAVASLSMEERMTLCNMSIEAGARAGMVSPDQVTVDYLRGRPHAPQGEAFDRAAAEWLSLATDPGAVFDAEVEVDLSRLTPQVTWGTSPGMVTSIEGTVPDPDSLPTEAERLAARLALQYMDLKPGTPMRDIRLDRVFIGSCTNSRIEDLRRAAAVVRGRHVAPGVQAMVVPGSGLVKRQAEAEGLDRVFREAGFEWRESGCSMCLAMNEDVLAPGERCASTSNRNFEGRQGRGGRTHLVSPEMAAAAALFGHFVDVRELSAGDGDA; this is translated from the coding sequence GTGGCCAAAACCCTGTTTGAAAAGATTTGGGAGCGGCATGTCGTGGTGGAGCCGCCGGGCGAGCCGGCGCTGCTCTATATCGACTTGCACCTGGTGCACGAGGTGACCTCGCCCCAGGCCTTTGAAGGGCTGCGGCTGGCCGGCCGGCGGGTGCGGCGGCCCGACCGCACGGTGGCGGTGATGGACCACAACGTTCCCACCCGGCACCGGGACCAGCCCCCGGCGGATCCGGTGGCGCGGGCGCAAATGGAGGCTCTGGCGGCCAACTGCCGCGAGGCGGGCATCACCCTTTACGGGCTGGATGACCCCCGGCAGGGGATTGTGCACGTCGTGGCCCCGGAGCAGGGCTACACCCAGCCGGGTATGACCATCGTGTGCGGGGACAGCCATACGTCCACCCATGGGGCCTTTGGGGCCCTGGCCTTCGGCATCGGCACCAGCGAGGTGGAGCATGTTCTGGCGACCCAGTGCTTGTGGCAGAGCAAGCCTCGCACCATGGCGGTCAACTTCCGGGGAGCACGGCCGCCCGGGGTGACGGCCAAGGACATGATCCTGGCCCTCATCGGGCAGATCGGGACCGCCGGCGCCACCGGGTATGTGGTGGAGTACCGGGGGGAGGCGGTGGCGTCCCTCAGCATGGAGGAACGCATGACCCTGTGCAACATGTCCATCGAGGCCGGCGCGCGGGCGGGGATGGTCTCGCCCGACCAGGTGACGGTGGACTACCTGCGCGGGCGTCCGCATGCTCCCCAAGGAGAGGCCTTCGACCGGGCCGCGGCCGAGTGGTTGAGCCTGGCGACCGACCCCGGGGCGGTGTTTGACGCCGAGGTGGAGGTCGACCTCAGCCGATTGACGCCGCAGGTGACCTGGGGGACCAGCCCGGGCATGGTGACCTCCATCGAAGGCACGGTGCCGGATCCGGACAGCCTGCCCACCGAGGCCGAGCGCCTGGCGGCGCGGCTGGCGTTGCAGTACATGGACCTGAAGCCTGGCACGCCCATGCGGGACATCCGCCTGGACCGGGTATTCATCGGGTCGTGCACCAACTCCCGCATCGAGGACCTGCGGCGGGCGGCGGCGGTGGTCCGGGGCCGCCACGTGGCGCCAGGGGTACAGGCCATGGTGGTGCCGGGATCCGGGCTGGTCAAGCGGCAGGCGGAGGCGGAAGGCCTCGACCGCGTCTTTCGGGAAGCTGGCTTCGAATGGCGCGAAAGCGGATGCAGCATGTGCCTGGCCATGAACGAGGACGTGCTCGCCCCGGGGGAGCGCTGCGCCTCCACCTCCAACCGCAATTTTGAGGGCCGGCAGGGACGGGGCGGGCGCACCCACCTGGTCAGCCCGGAGATGGCGGCGGCGGCGGCCTTGTTCGGGCATTTCGTGGATGTGCGGGAGTTGTCCGCCGGGGACGGCGACGCCTGA
- the acpS gene encoding Holo-[acyl-carrier-protein] synthase, giving the protein MPIRVRTGVDIAEVARVRAALTRRPGLLARLFTEEEVASCGDGAGRWGRLAARFAAKEAVIKAAGGLHGGSWRDVAVIRRPGGEPEVRLGGALGAWIRAQGWELALSLSHERHWVVAQAVLYREH; this is encoded by the coding sequence ATGCCGATCCGGGTGCGGACGGGGGTGGACATCGCTGAAGTGGCGCGGGTCCGGGCAGCACTCACCCGGCGGCCGGGCCTGCTGGCGCGCCTGTTCACCGAGGAGGAGGTGGCCAGCTGCGGGGACGGCGCCGGCCGCTGGGGGCGGCTGGCAGCCCGCTTCGCTGCCAAGGAGGCGGTGATTAAGGCGGCTGGCGGGCTGCACGGGGGCAGCTGGCGGGATGTGGCCGTCATCCGGCGCCCGGGAGGGGAGCCTGAAGTGCGCCTGGGCGGTGCCCTCGGGGCCTGGATCCGGGCCCAGGGCTGGGAGCTGGCCCTGTCCCTGAGCCACGAGCGGCACTGGGTCGTGGCGCAGGCGGTGTTGTACCGCGAACATTGA
- a CDS encoding Cytochrome c family protein — protein MRKRLWWAAALGVVTALAAGCGQKSAAGGGITPMPAGDPVAGARLYSTTCEQCHGPTGEGIKGAYPSLLRMKDFKRLYGNQAGLAGFIQHNMPFTDPGSLTKQQAADAAAFIYALNGQMGASTKAQVLAALNSGSSSAASSASSSTSASGGSSTANLSAEVAAGQQLWSKVCYVCHGSNGQGGNGGPALWGPNGVIKGGPYANLSALSAFIKSNMPAAPTNGYKAGSLSTQQATGLAAYILSQNHLLSK, from the coding sequence GTGCGTAAGCGTCTATGGTGGGCGGCAGCCTTGGGCGTTGTCACCGCCCTGGCCGCCGGATGCGGCCAGAAGTCCGCGGCCGGGGGCGGAATCACCCCCATGCCGGCCGGCGATCCGGTGGCCGGTGCCCGGCTTTATTCCACCACCTGCGAGCAGTGCCACGGTCCCACCGGGGAGGGCATCAAGGGGGCGTACCCCTCCCTCCTGCGCATGAAGGACTTTAAGCGGTTGTACGGCAACCAGGCCGGACTGGCGGGTTTCATCCAGCACAACATGCCCTTCACCGACCCCGGCTCGCTGACCAAGCAGCAGGCCGCCGACGCCGCCGCTTTCATTTACGCCCTCAACGGCCAGATGGGGGCTTCCACCAAGGCGCAGGTGCTCGCGGCCCTCAACAGCGGCAGCTCCAGTGCCGCCTCCTCGGCCTCCTCGTCCACCTCCGCCTCCGGCGGATCCTCCACGGCCAACCTCTCGGCTGAAGTCGCGGCCGGCCAACAGCTGTGGTCCAAGGTCTGTTACGTCTGCCATGGCTCCAACGGCCAGGGCGGCAACGGCGGCCCCGCCTTGTGGGGCCCCAACGGCGTCATCAAAGGCGGCCCCTACGCCAACCTGTCGGCCCTGAGCGCCTTCATCAAGTCCAACATGCCGGCCGCCCCCACCAACGGCTACAAGGCCGGCAGCCTCAGCACCCAGCAGGCTACGGGCCTGGCCGCCTACATCCTGTCCCAGAACCATCTGCTGAGCAAGTAG